A part of Halobacillus shinanisalinarum genomic DNA contains:
- a CDS encoding IclR family transcriptional regulator, which yields MQTPEPKASTQSNSAVERALTILELISAKDSPVSLAEVSQELGIAKSTTHRIMEALKIKGFIELVEGTEKYQVGLKAIEVGMSSLTKWNLVDIVTPYLRQLALDLNETAFLAVYDNGDVVYLYKAEANQSVRTTAELGTRKPIHSTGLGKAIVSTFHIEEVDRVLTKKGMPKFTERTITDRQAYLEELSHVRQNGYSMDDEEAEVGLTCIAVPIFNYTGKAIAAISVAGPTDRMVNKKEEVIDSLKSVNGHISNRLGFVPAMRINV from the coding sequence ATGCAAACCCCCGAACCAAAAGCAAGCACACAATCTAATTCAGCTGTAGAAAGAGCTCTTACCATCTTGGAATTAATATCTGCTAAAGATTCACCTGTCAGCCTTGCGGAAGTATCACAGGAGCTTGGTATTGCTAAAAGCACCACCCATAGAATTATGGAAGCTCTTAAGATAAAAGGTTTTATTGAGCTTGTCGAAGGCACTGAAAAGTATCAAGTGGGATTAAAAGCAATAGAAGTGGGGATGTCGAGTCTTACGAAGTGGAACTTGGTAGACATCGTAACTCCTTACTTAAGGCAGCTCGCACTCGACTTAAATGAAACTGCGTTCTTAGCGGTATATGATAACGGAGATGTTGTTTACTTATACAAAGCGGAGGCCAACCAGTCCGTCAGAACTACTGCGGAACTTGGTACGAGGAAACCTATTCATTCTACAGGTTTAGGTAAGGCGATTGTATCCACCTTTCACATTGAGGAAGTAGACCGCGTCTTAACTAAAAAAGGGATGCCTAAGTTTACCGAGCGAACGATCACTGACCGTCAGGCTTATTTAGAAGAGTTGAGCCACGTCAGACAAAATGGTTATTCAATGGACGACGAAGAAGCCGAAGTCGGACTGACCTGCATCGCCGTTCCAATATTCAATTACACAGGCAAAGCTATTGCAGCCATAAGTGTAGCCGGTCCAACAGATCGTATGGTCAATAAAAAGGAGGAGGTAATTGACTCATTAAAAAGCGTGAACGGCCATATCTCCAACCGTTTGGGATTTGTTCCGGCTATGAGGATCAATGTGTAA
- a CDS encoding C-terminal binding protein, producing the protein MMNQPEVLITDCDHADVETEARLFHEASVSYELKQCQTEEDLIEQGKGSRVFINQYAPITEAVLSQLPDLSLVVRYGVGVNNVDLEAASRYNVQVCNVPDYGMNEVADHALALLLNFTRKIELMNDKVREGVWDYQESAPIYRHSDQTVGIIGLGRIGTSFANKVKALGCRVIGYDPKFSHEFSKESVDGVEMVSLQDLLIESDAVSIHCPLDKAHHLIDEQELKMMKPSAYLLNVSRGGIINEIALDKALQEKWIAGAGVDVASIEPLPADHSLFKHRNFVCTPHMAWYSEQAALELKRKVAEEASRFLKGEQVHYPVNQIHIKEERVK; encoded by the coding sequence ATGATGAATCAACCTGAGGTATTGATTACAGATTGTGATCATGCGGACGTGGAAACAGAAGCTCGCTTATTTCATGAAGCATCTGTCTCTTATGAGCTTAAGCAATGTCAGACAGAGGAAGACCTGATTGAACAGGGAAAAGGGTCTCGTGTATTTATTAATCAGTACGCCCCAATTACTGAAGCCGTGCTAAGTCAGCTTCCGGATTTGTCCCTCGTTGTTCGTTATGGAGTAGGTGTTAACAATGTTGATTTAGAAGCTGCTTCACGCTATAACGTGCAAGTTTGTAATGTACCTGACTACGGAATGAATGAAGTGGCCGATCATGCATTAGCATTATTGTTGAATTTTACAAGAAAAATTGAGCTGATGAACGATAAGGTCCGTGAAGGTGTCTGGGATTATCAAGAAAGTGCACCGATTTACAGACATAGCGATCAAACCGTTGGGATAATTGGGCTTGGCAGAATCGGAACGTCCTTTGCGAACAAGGTTAAGGCGTTAGGATGCCGCGTAATTGGTTATGATCCTAAATTCAGCCATGAATTTTCAAAGGAAAGCGTAGATGGAGTGGAGATGGTTAGTCTTCAAGATTTGTTAATAGAATCGGATGCAGTTTCTATCCATTGCCCGTTAGACAAAGCGCATCACCTGATTGATGAACAAGAATTAAAAATGATGAAGCCTTCTGCTTATTTGTTAAATGTGTCGCGTGGAGGGATTATTAATGAAATTGCCTTAGATAAAGCCTTGCAGGAGAAATGGATTGCAGGAGCGGGAGTAGATGTTGCTTCTATAGAACCTCTGCCGGCTGATCATTCTTTATTTAAACATAGAAATTTCGTTTGTACCCCTCATATGGCATGGTACTCAGAGCAGGCCGCACTTGAGTTGAAGCGTAAGGTAGCTGAGGAAGCGAGTCGCTTTCTTAAAGGGGAACAAGTACATTATCCAGTCAACCAAATTCATATCAAAGAGGAGCGTGTAAAATGA
- a CDS encoding TRAP transporter substrate-binding protein, whose amino-acid sequence MKKISTLFVSVFCMALIISGCGGTEGTSGESQKTEKLKVAFNQPEEHPQFQAMEAFGEKFYERTDGAYEVEVSPNETLGAQRETLELTQSGTIAMSIVAGSLMESINEDFVVFNLPYVYDSKEHQMDVLNNEDITSDLYTSVEDDGLRVVGAFHGGVRNVYNKEQPINTPEDLSGMKIRVMESDTNVQMLERMGGVGTPMGQGEVYTAIQSGVLDGGENNELIYNDLKHVEVAPYYSKTQHLMVPDYLIINSDLFNDMSEEHQDIFMEEFQAAIEMNSDMFEEEVAAAEEEAIEAGAEFNDVDISVFQKEVEPLIEEKLTTDTTKDLYEKVREAAE is encoded by the coding sequence ATGAAAAAAATTTCAACGTTGTTTGTAAGCGTTTTCTGCATGGCTTTGATTATTTCAGGGTGCGGCGGGACTGAAGGAACCTCAGGGGAATCTCAAAAAACGGAGAAATTAAAAGTTGCATTCAATCAGCCGGAAGAGCATCCGCAGTTTCAAGCTATGGAAGCATTTGGTGAGAAATTTTATGAACGAACGGATGGAGCATATGAAGTAGAAGTTTCCCCGAATGAAACATTGGGGGCTCAACGAGAAACGTTAGAGCTGACTCAGTCCGGCACAATTGCAATGTCAATTGTTGCGGGAAGCCTGATGGAAAGCATTAATGAAGATTTCGTCGTGTTTAACCTTCCATATGTCTATGATTCAAAAGAGCATCAAATGGATGTTTTAAACAACGAAGATATTACAAGTGATCTGTACACGTCGGTTGAAGACGATGGACTTCGTGTGGTCGGCGCATTCCACGGCGGTGTTAGAAATGTTTATAACAAAGAACAGCCAATCAACACTCCTGAGGATTTAAGCGGCATGAAAATCCGCGTAATGGAGAGCGATACAAACGTTCAAATGCTTGAACGCATGGGCGGTGTCGGAACCCCAATGGGACAGGGAGAAGTTTACACAGCCATTCAATCGGGAGTACTCGATGGCGGAGAGAACAACGAGTTGATTTACAATGATTTAAAACACGTAGAAGTGGCGCCTTATTACAGTAAAACCCAGCATTTAATGGTACCTGATTACTTAATAATCAACTCCGATTTATTTAATGACATGTCAGAAGAACACCAGGACATATTTATGGAAGAGTTCCAAGCAGCAATTGAAATGAATAGTGATATGTTTGAGGAAGAAGTAGCGGCTGCAGAGGAAGAAGCCATAGAAGCTGGTGCTGAGTTTAATGATGTTGATATTAGTGTGTTCCAGAAAGAAGTTGAACCACTGATTGAAGAGAAGTTGACGACGGATACAACGAAGGATTTATATGAAAAAGTACGTGAAGCTGCAGAATAA
- a CDS encoding TRAP transporter small permease has protein sequence MEFIKRTLDKVLGTVCVGLFAFLVTLVTWQVFTRFVLNHPSVISEELAKYCFVWLVLFGAAFVFGENGHMAIHFIKDKLPNRIKMGVEVFIEIVSIVFVLLALILGATWLLRLPGIKCRLLCRFR, from the coding sequence ATGGAATTCATTAAAAGAACGTTAGACAAGGTGTTAGGAACAGTCTGTGTAGGACTGTTCGCTTTCCTTGTCACCCTGGTTACCTGGCAGGTATTTACAAGGTTTGTCTTAAACCATCCCAGTGTAATTTCTGAGGAGTTGGCGAAGTATTGCTTTGTATGGCTTGTCCTGTTCGGTGCGGCTTTTGTATTCGGAGAAAACGGGCACATGGCGATACATTTCATTAAAGATAAGCTGCCTAACAGGATCAAAATGGGGGTCGAAGTGTTCATAGAGATTGTAAGTATTGTATTTGTACTGCTGGCTCTCATACTCGGGGCTACCTGGCTACTGAGATTGCCTGGAATCAAATGTCGGCTTCTCTGTCGATTCCGGTAG
- a CDS encoding TRAP transporter large permease, producing the protein MDAAILVALILGIGVTLFLIIGVPISVSVGIASVLAIFTIVDFDDGLLTSAQRMFTGMNSFTLLAIPFFVLAGGIMNNGGIAARLVNCAKVLSGRMPGSLAHTNTFANMLFGSLSGSAVAAAAAVGSTMSPMQEKEGYKREFSAAVNIGSAPTGMLIPPSNIMIVYSLVSGGTSIAALFVAGYLPGILWGLGCILVALVIAKKRGYKSQINLTFKQKLFVFIDAVPSLLLVVIVIGGIIGGVFTATEASAIAVVYALLLSFIYRTIKWKDLPAILLDATRTTSIVLFLIGVSSIMSWVMSFTNIPGLIADTLLSLTGNMIIILLIMNLVLLLIGTFMDPTPAILIFTPIFLPIAQSFGMDPVHFGIIMVFNLSIGTITPPVGPVIFVGSRVAGLPIEGIVRPLLPFFAMAVVVLLIVVYVPSVSLLLPEAFNLISR; encoded by the coding sequence ATGGATGCTGCCATACTAGTTGCATTGATTCTAGGCATAGGTGTTACTTTGTTTTTAATTATCGGCGTACCGATAAGTGTCAGCGTGGGTATTGCTTCGGTGCTGGCTATTTTCACCATCGTTGATTTTGATGATGGATTATTAACTTCGGCTCAGCGGATGTTCACAGGAATGAACTCGTTTACATTGTTAGCCATTCCTTTTTTTGTACTAGCTGGAGGCATTATGAACAACGGGGGAATTGCTGCGAGATTAGTCAACTGTGCCAAGGTCCTGAGCGGCCGGATGCCTGGTTCTCTTGCTCATACGAATACATTTGCGAACATGCTGTTTGGTTCTTTAAGCGGATCAGCTGTGGCAGCTGCCGCCGCGGTCGGAAGTACGATGTCTCCGATGCAGGAAAAGGAAGGGTACAAAAGGGAATTTAGTGCCGCAGTAAATATAGGATCGGCACCAACGGGAATGCTTATTCCGCCGAGCAACATCATGATTGTTTATTCCCTCGTCAGCGGCGGAACTTCCATAGCCGCTTTATTCGTGGCAGGGTACCTTCCAGGCATTTTATGGGGACTGGGCTGTATATTGGTTGCTCTTGTGATCGCTAAGAAGAGAGGGTATAAAAGCCAGATCAATCTTACATTCAAACAGAAGCTGTTTGTATTTATTGATGCAGTGCCAAGCTTACTCCTTGTAGTGATTGTCATCGGCGGTATTATTGGCGGAGTTTTCACTGCGACGGAGGCTTCAGCAATTGCTGTAGTGTACGCACTGTTGCTTTCCTTTATCTACCGTACGATTAAATGGAAAGACCTGCCTGCCATTTTGCTTGATGCAACGAGGACAACTTCCATTGTGCTGTTTTTAATTGGTGTTTCTTCGATTATGTCATGGGTGATGTCCTTTACAAACATCCCGGGTCTAATAGCTGACACGCTGCTGTCACTTACAGGAAATATGATTATTATTCTATTAATCATGAATCTCGTATTACTTCTTATTGGAACGTTTATGGACCCGACCCCGGCAATTCTCATTTTCACACCGATCTTCCTTCCGATCGCTCAAAGTTTTGGAATGGACCCGGTGCATTTTGGAATCATTATGGTATTTAACTTAAGCATTGGAACGATAACACCTCCTGTAGGACCTGTTATTTTCGTAGGATCAAGAGTAGCAGGACTGCCGATTGAAGGGATTGTAAGACCATTGCTGCCGTTTTTTGCGATGGCCGTCGTCGTATTACTAATTGTCGTGTACGTACCTTCTGTTTCCTTGCTGCTGCCGGAGGCGTTCAACTTAATATCCAGATAA
- a CDS encoding zinc-dependent alcohol dehydrogenase, producing the protein METIVYEGPQQVAYREKNSPQAAGGEVLIKTSHVGICGSDLNIYAGAHPRAEAPLVLGHEFSGTIVEGHSVLPQGTRVTVNPLLKCGTCLPCTTGQSHVCKNLKLIGIDCDGGMGAYVTVPQENVVALPDSVSLAAGALIEPIAVAVHAVRQGGYVPGDGIVIFGAGTIGLCVAQTLRSYGAADVTVVEPNEHRLQKAAELGFTTIHAEKDDIKAEVLNATNGAGADFVFDCAGHPAVLNALTDIVKVRGRIIIIAAYKKPAELNLLQGMFKELSIQFVRVYTDKDFQIAADLLAKHPEFERIITNVLRPEEAERGFQLLTSNMDAVKVMYKFK; encoded by the coding sequence ATGGAAACAATTGTATATGAAGGACCTCAACAGGTCGCTTATCGAGAAAAGAATTCACCGCAAGCTGCCGGGGGAGAGGTGCTGATTAAAACGTCTCACGTAGGAATCTGTGGAAGTGATCTTAACATTTATGCAGGAGCTCATCCTCGTGCCGAAGCCCCTTTAGTCTTAGGGCATGAATTTTCCGGAACGATCGTTGAAGGGCATTCTGTTCTTCCTCAAGGGACTCGTGTTACTGTGAATCCTTTATTGAAATGCGGGACCTGCCTTCCATGTACAACCGGCCAAAGCCACGTATGTAAAAACTTAAAGCTGATCGGCATCGATTGTGACGGAGGTATGGGAGCTTACGTCACAGTTCCTCAAGAAAACGTAGTTGCCCTCCCTGATAGTGTCTCGCTCGCAGCAGGAGCATTGATCGAACCCATAGCTGTAGCCGTTCACGCTGTAAGACAAGGTGGGTATGTACCGGGAGATGGAATCGTTATTTTTGGCGCTGGTACGATTGGCCTGTGTGTCGCTCAGACGTTACGAAGCTACGGTGCTGCTGATGTGACAGTGGTCGAACCAAATGAGCATCGGTTACAAAAAGCAGCTGAGCTTGGCTTTACAACGATTCATGCGGAAAAGGATGACATAAAAGCAGAAGTGCTGAATGCAACGAATGGTGCTGGTGCTGATTTTGTATTTGACTGTGCCGGTCACCCTGCCGTCCTAAACGCATTAACAGATATCGTGAAGGTAAGAGGCCGGATCATTATTATAGCTGCTTATAAAAAGCCGGCCGAATTAAATCTGCTGCAAGGGATGTTTAAAGAGCTGTCCATTCAATTTGTCAGGGTCTACACAGATAAAGATTTTCAAATAGCTGCAGATTTGCTGGCGAAACATCCGGAGTTTGAAAGAATCATCACAAATGTTCTTCGCCCTGAGGAAGCTGAACGAGGGTTTCAGTTACTAACTTCCAATATGGATGCGGTTAAAGTAATGTATAAATTTAAGTAA
- the kduD gene encoding 2-dehydro-3-deoxy-D-gluconate 5-dehydrogenase KduD has protein sequence MNQLFDLTGKVAVVTGGNRGLGKDIAAGLAESGADVVVVARNVKPEVVKELHRYGVNAKGINFDLQHTEQFDDLVSQIIEEFGKVDILVNNAGVQKRHPSVDFPKEDWDFVMNINTNAVFLLCQKFGRRMIQQGSGKIINMASMLSFHGGFTVPAYAASKGAVMQFTKSLANEWAEQGVNVNAIAPGYMATEMNTALIDDETRNKEILNRIPAKRWGEPKDLRGAAVFLASPASDYIHGFTLAVDGGYLGR, from the coding sequence ATGAATCAGCTATTTGACTTAACCGGAAAGGTCGCTGTCGTTACCGGAGGAAATCGAGGACTAGGCAAGGATATAGCGGCGGGTCTGGCGGAATCAGGAGCAGATGTAGTTGTGGTGGCAAGAAACGTAAAGCCTGAAGTCGTTAAAGAGCTTCATCGTTATGGAGTTAATGCTAAAGGGATTAATTTCGATCTTCAGCACACTGAACAATTTGATGATTTGGTTTCTCAAATTATTGAAGAATTTGGGAAAGTGGACATTCTCGTTAACAATGCAGGCGTACAGAAACGTCACCCTAGTGTGGATTTTCCAAAAGAAGACTGGGACTTTGTCATGAACATTAATACTAATGCTGTCTTTCTGCTCTGTCAGAAGTTTGGACGCAGGATGATTCAGCAAGGCAGCGGAAAAATTATCAATATGGCTTCCATGCTGTCGTTCCATGGAGGGTTTACAGTTCCCGCTTATGCGGCGAGTAAAGGAGCAGTTATGCAATTTACGAAATCTCTGGCCAATGAGTGGGCGGAACAAGGTGTTAACGTAAATGCCATTGCTCCTGGATATATGGCCACAGAAATGAATACAGCATTGATAGATGATGAAACAAGGAATAAGGAAATTTTAAACCGCATCCCTGCTAAGAGATGGGGAGAACCTAAAGACCTTCGCGGAGCCGCTGTTTTCCTGGCTTCGCCTGCTTCGGATTACATTCACGGATTTACACTAGCCGTTGATGGAGGATATTTAGGTCGATAA
- the rpiA gene encoding ribose 5-phosphate isomerase A encodes MLEVLGKRVKEGMNIQGVPTSKKTERLGRTLGIPLTPINENTCIDVAIDGADEIAEGQLVKGGGGSLVREKIIDAYAGRLIIIADSTKVVPQLGAFPLPVEVVPFGWQMTAAVLESLGCRVQLRTQQNEIFLSDNGNYIVDCHFTSISDPAKLHAQINQIAGVVENGLFINMATDIFVGNRIIKGGN; translated from the coding sequence ATGCTTGAGGTACTCGGTAAACGTGTAAAGGAAGGAATGAATATTCAAGGAGTTCCAACATCGAAGAAAACCGAACGGCTGGGGCGTACCCTTGGTATTCCATTAACACCAATAAATGAAAACACCTGTATCGATGTCGCTATAGACGGTGCAGATGAAATAGCTGAAGGTCAACTGGTAAAAGGCGGAGGTGGATCGCTCGTCCGGGAGAAAATTATCGATGCTTATGCTGGTCGACTCATAATCATTGCAGATTCAACTAAGGTTGTACCACAGCTTGGGGCTTTTCCACTTCCTGTAGAAGTTGTTCCCTTTGGATGGCAGATGACAGCGGCTGTCCTAGAGTCCCTGGGCTGCCGTGTCCAATTACGAACGCAGCAAAACGAAATCTTTTTATCAGATAATGGCAATTATATTGTGGATTGTCACTTCACAAGCATTTCTGATCCCGCAAAGCTGCATGCTCAAATTAATCAAATTGCCGGTGTAGTGGAAAACGGCTTATTTATAAACATGGCCACCGACATTTTCGTAGGAAACCGTATTATCAAAGGAGGGAATTGA
- a CDS encoding beta/alpha barrel domain-containing protein — protein MNKLHTLQMIHQEKLIAVIRGDTQEEAEMITEGSYSGGITIMELTYTVPGAT, from the coding sequence ATGAATAAACTGCATACTTTACAGATGATTCATCAGGAAAAATTGATTGCGGTAATTCGAGGAGATACACAGGAAGAGGCTGAAATGATAACAGAAGGGTCCTATTCAGGCGGCATAACGATTATGGAGCTTACCTATACCGTTCCTGGAGCTACGTAA
- a CDS encoding beta/alpha barrel domain-containing protein has protein sequence MERLSQQKDKSWIIGAGTVLDEVTARMAIEAGAQFIVGPNFVPEVAKLCNRYQIVYIPGCQTAKEVIAAMEAGADIVKLFPGNIITPGGLKAMKGPLPQANLMPSGGVSVANVHEWLDNGAVAISVGCSLYQSSQKEVTSASKEITHQL, from the coding sequence ATTGAAAGGCTCTCCCAGCAAAAAGACAAAAGCTGGATCATTGGAGCTGGTACCGTCCTTGACGAAGTTACAGCGCGAATGGCGATTGAAGCAGGAGCCCAATTTATTGTAGGTCCAAACTTCGTTCCTGAGGTAGCCAAACTGTGCAACCGATATCAGATTGTTTATATACCTGGCTGCCAAACCGCTAAAGAAGTCATTGCGGCTATGGAGGCTGGCGCAGATATCGTTAAGTTATTTCCTGGAAATATCATCACACCAGGCGGCCTAAAGGCAATGAAAGGACCGCTTCCTCAAGCAAATCTTATGCCTTCCGGCGGGGTAAGTGTAGCTAATGTACACGAATGGCTGGATAATGGAGCAGTTGCTATAAGTGTAGGCTGCAGCCTATATCAATCAAGTCAAAAAGAAGTGACCAGTGCTTCTAAAGAGATCACTCATCAGTTATAA
- a CDS encoding enolase C-terminal domain-like protein, with the protein MRNLVGEDHWLMWDCWMSLDLPYAQKLMQKSDELGFKWIEECFNPDDYWPYRDLKKRAGRVMIITDE; encoded by the coding sequence ATGCGTAACCTTGTAGGGGAAGATCATTGGTTGATGTGGGATTGTTGGATGTCTTTAGACCTTCCCTATGCTCAAAAGTTAATGCAAAAATCGGATGAATTAGGCTTCAAATGGATAGAAGAATGTTTTAATCCAGATGATTACTGGCCTTATCGGGATTTAAAGAAACGAGCTGGAAGGGTTATGATTATAACTGATGAGTGA
- a CDS encoding enolase C-terminal domain-like protein — protein sequence MDIIQPDVGWCGGLTELIKIGNLAESFGKLVIPHGSGVYSIIM from the coding sequence TTGGATATTATTCAACCAGACGTTGGCTGGTGTGGGGGATTGACAGAACTCATTAAAATAGGGAATCTAGCAGAAAGCTTTGGAAAGCTAGTCATACCTCATGGAAGTGGAGTTTACAGCATCATTATGTAA
- a CDS encoding spore germination protein — MGNRENQQNEELNNFLEQLKQNDDFKSSQVNKEEASFYIGYFNSIIDKKVFQELVMSYMKQATFTDLEELSSILPSNQIQITEDKKEIEQELLNGKIAIFMEESTECLLVATPLNEKRQVSIPEVEFSVVGPKEAFIEDIETNLNLIRKRIPVSHLMIKEMNVGSVTKTTVAVAYIEDFADAENVKTVIQRIKDIDIDQIVDSSFIQQLISDDTNSPFPQLLDTERPDRIASVLTEGKVAILVDGSPHVLIGPTTLVEFFSAFEDYFLNWIVASIFRMIRLFAVTFSILVTPFYVAILTHHFDIIPESLLATLISSRAQVPFPPILEALILELTIELLREAGARLPTKVGQTIGIVGGIVIGTASVEAGLTSNVLLIIVALGALGSFTTPVYKMSNTIRLMRFPFLLFAHVWGLVGITICMCYVMVHLLRLTSLGRPFLEPVFPFRFKDLKDAFIRLPFRYQKKRPLEVRTNQPTRFEEENSKR, encoded by the coding sequence ATGGGAAATCGCGAAAACCAACAGAACGAAGAACTGAATAACTTCCTTGAGCAGCTCAAACAAAATGATGATTTTAAAAGCAGTCAGGTGAATAAGGAAGAGGCTTCTTTTTACATAGGATATTTTAACTCTATCATCGATAAAAAAGTTTTTCAGGAATTGGTTATGTCCTATATGAAACAGGCTACCTTTACTGATCTTGAGGAATTGAGTTCCATTCTTCCTTCAAACCAGATTCAAATAACGGAGGATAAAAAAGAGATTGAACAAGAACTATTAAATGGGAAAATCGCCATCTTCATGGAAGAATCTACAGAATGTCTATTAGTTGCGACACCACTAAATGAGAAGCGCCAAGTATCAATTCCAGAAGTGGAGTTTAGCGTAGTCGGCCCCAAAGAAGCTTTTATTGAAGACATTGAAACCAATCTAAATTTAATACGAAAGAGAATCCCGGTTTCTCATTTAATGATAAAAGAGATGAATGTAGGCAGTGTAACAAAGACAACCGTTGCTGTGGCATACATTGAAGACTTTGCGGACGCCGAAAATGTAAAAACTGTGATACAACGCATTAAAGATATAGATATTGATCAAATCGTTGATAGCTCATTTATTCAACAATTGATTTCCGATGATACGAATTCACCTTTCCCTCAGTTACTTGATACAGAGAGACCTGATCGTATTGCTTCTGTGCTGACAGAAGGAAAAGTAGCCATTTTGGTCGATGGTTCTCCACATGTTCTGATTGGGCCAACCACCCTGGTTGAATTCTTTTCGGCTTTTGAGGATTACTTTTTAAATTGGATAGTTGCATCGATCTTCAGGATGATTCGCCTATTTGCCGTCACCTTTTCTATTTTAGTTACTCCTTTTTATGTCGCTATTTTAACGCATCATTTTGATATCATTCCAGAGTCACTTTTGGCAACCTTAATCAGTTCACGAGCTCAGGTCCCATTTCCGCCGATTTTAGAAGCACTTATTTTAGAGCTAACGATTGAATTATTACGTGAGGCCGGGGCAAGACTGCCCACAAAAGTTGGGCAGACGATCGGTATCGTTGGAGGTATTGTTATTGGAACAGCTTCTGTTGAAGCAGGATTAACCAGTAACGTGCTCTTAATCATTGTAGCACTTGGAGCATTGGGTTCATTTACTACACCTGTTTACAAAATGAGTAATACGATTCGCCTCATGCGTTTTCCTTTTTTACTATTTGCTCACGTGTGGGGTTTAGTAGGAATAACGATCTGTATGTGCTATGTAATGGTCCATTTATTGCGGTTAACTTCTTTGGGAAGACCTTTTTTAGAACCTGTTTTTCCTTTCCGATTCAAAGATTTAAAAGATGCATTTATCAGGCTCCCCTTCCGTTATCAGAAGAAGCGGCCGCTTGAAGTCAGGACTAATCAGCCTACACGTTTTGAGGAAGAAAACTCAAAGCGATGA
- a CDS encoding GerAB/ArcD/ProY family transporter, whose amino-acid sequence MIKKQDQVSPFMVFFIVVSAQLGVGVLSFQSEIAKYAGHDAWMSIILAGITMNIVIWMMYQIMNKEKTDLVAINCKVYGKWIGSLLSMVFSLYLIFLAALILRIFIEVIQVWMFPFVNIWGLLLAILPLVYYIISGGFRTIVGVCFFGVAIPSFLIFTLFFPLPYSHATKILPIFDHSLMELISSAPIAVFNLLGTGVLLVYYPFISEARKSQVWAHLGNVFSTAVYTVVSLVTFAYFTHEQLKELIWPTLMLWKIIELPFMDRFEYIGIATWFYIILPNISLYLWGGSRIVKRITTISQERISIFFLLVIFVFCLLLDTWEQIMSFSSGFPMWGSAYYTSMFRFWFCPILLWKR is encoded by the coding sequence ATGATTAAAAAACAAGACCAGGTCTCCCCCTTCATGGTTTTCTTCATAGTTGTATCCGCTCAGCTCGGAGTGGGGGTTCTTAGTTTTCAGAGTGAAATTGCTAAATATGCCGGTCACGATGCATGGATGTCCATCATTCTGGCGGGAATTACCATGAATATTGTCATCTGGATGATGTATCAAATAATGAATAAGGAAAAGACTGACCTTGTAGCTATCAATTGTAAAGTGTATGGAAAGTGGATAGGCAGTTTGTTAAGTATGGTGTTTTCCCTCTATTTAATATTTTTAGCAGCTTTGATTCTGCGTATCTTTATTGAGGTCATTCAAGTGTGGATGTTCCCTTTTGTTAATATTTGGGGTTTGTTACTGGCTATTCTCCCACTCGTTTATTACATTATCTCCGGAGGCTTTCGTACAATCGTCGGAGTGTGTTTCTTTGGTGTAGCTATTCCTTCTTTTCTTATATTCACTTTATTTTTTCCTTTACCTTACTCGCATGCGACAAAAATTTTACCAATATTTGATCATTCCTTAATGGAACTAATCTCTTCGGCGCCTATAGCAGTTTTTAATTTATTGGGTACGGGAGTATTATTGGTCTATTATCCATTTATAAGTGAAGCACGAAAGTCACAAGTATGGGCCCATCTTGGAAATGTATTCTCCACGGCAGTATACACGGTTGTTAGTCTAGTAACGTTTGCATATTTTACACATGAGCAATTAAAGGAATTAATTTGGCCAACCCTTATGTTATGGAAAATCATTGAACTTCCTTTTATGGATCGATTCGAATACATTGGAATTGCTACTTGGTTTTATATAATTTTACCGAATATTTCCTTATACCTTTGGGGTGGAAGCAGAATTGTAAAAAGGATTACCACCATCTCTCAAGAGCGTATATCGATCTTTTTCCTTCTCGTTATTTTTGTCTTCTGTTTATTACTAGACACTTGGGAACAGATAATGAGCTTTTCCTCGGGATTTCCTATGTGGGGATCGGCATATTATACGTCTATGTTCCGATTTTGGTTTTGTCCTATTTTATTATGGAAAAGGTGA